A stretch of DNA from Saccharospirillum mangrovi:
AATGCATAATCTTGCCGGGCAGGCATTGTCACATCAAATCCACCAGAGGCCAATACAACTGATGTATTAAGCACAACCCCAGATGTAACTCCAACATAATTCTCGATATAAAGATCGTGCAAAGATACAGTAGACTTTCTTCTAAAAGCAACATCAACTATTTCGCTAGTTCGCTCAGTTATTATATTTGCAGAAGCTGCGACTCCAACAACATTACCTTTAAAAGAAGCCAATGCCTTTGTATAAAAATCTGGAAGTACAAAGTCATCATCATCTAAAAAATGCACATAGTCTGAAGTTACAAGCGAAAGACCTATATTCCTCGCCTCAGGTGCACTATAAACATCAGGCCGTTCCATACAATGTAATTTTCTATTTTTAGCAGCGTAAGTTTTGAATTGCTCATATCCATAACTCGCATTTACACCATTAAATACAACTATAATTTTTTTTACGCTACTCTCTTTTGAAACTGACTCAACCGCCCTTTGTAATAGCCACCCTGGCCGAGTGCATGGAATAACCACACTTATTTCATTTTTCATCTTACATCACTCTAAATTTCTTAAATGAATAAATTTAACTATTCAGACCTACAACATGCGCTATAAATGACTTACTTATCTCCTTACTATCAAAAGAATTTCTAACAACGTACCTTGCGTTTTTTGACATCTTGCCCAAATCGTACTTATTATTAAAAATATCATTCAATACGTTTGCTATCATGCGCTCATTTTTCTCTTCAACAAGAAAACCTGAAACCTCATTCTCTATTAATTCAGGGATACCGCTATGAAAAGTCGAAACAACAATAATCCCTTTCGCCATTGCTTCCATTAAAGAAACAGGTATACCTTCTTTATCGCCATTTGGAGCCATTACAGAAGGCAATAAAAATACATCCGTTTCATTCAACAGAT
This window harbors:
- a CDS encoding glycosyltransferase family 2 protein, which gives rise to MKNEISVVIPCTRPGWLLQRAVESVSKESSVKKIIVVFNGVNASYGYEQFKTYAAKNRKLHCMERPDVYSAPEARNIGLSLVTSDYVHFLDDDDFVLPDFYTKALASFKGNVVGVAASANIITERTSEIVDVAFRRKSTVSLHDLYIENYVGVTSGVVLNTSVVLASGGFDVTMPARQDYALWLGCSVFGHFVCLKDITFCWTENVLSPSISNDVLFDKHVVAINKLRQIKKVNTSNAHLRCLEKLQAESNHQKYLAKMHKKNRSPRYWFRSFLALILFPSPSVLALFLNKKFTAKMKRVIYKP